In one Balaenoptera ricei isolate mBalRic1 chromosome 20, mBalRic1.hap2, whole genome shotgun sequence genomic region, the following are encoded:
- the POLR2A gene encoding DNA-directed RNA polymerase II subunit RPB1 isoform X1, with product MHGGGPPSGDSACPLRTIKRVQFGVLSPDELKRMSVTEGGIKYPETTEGGRPKLGGLMDPRQGVIERTGRCQTCAGNMTECPGHFGHIELAKPVFHVGFLVKTMKVLRCVCFFCSKLLVDSNNPKIKDILAKSKGQPKKRLTHVYDLCKGKNICEGGEEMDNKFGVEQPEGDEDLTKEKGHGGCGRYQPRIRRSGLELYAEWKHVNEDSQEKKILLSPERVHEIFKRISDEECFVLGMEPRYARPEWMIVTVLPVPPLSVRPAVVMQGSARNQDDLTHKLADIVKINNQLRRNEQNGAAAHVIAEDVKLLQFHVATMVDNELPGLPRAMQKSGRPLKSLKQRLKGKEGRVRGNLMGKRVDFSARTVITPDPNLSIDQVGVPRSIAANMTFAEIVTPFNIDRLQELVRRGNSQYPGAKYIIRDNGDRIDLRFHPKPSDLHLQTGYKVERHMCDGDIVIFNRQPTLHKMSMMGHRVRILPWSTFRLNLSVTTPYNADFDGDEMNLHLPQSLETRAEIQELAMVPRMIVTPQSNRPVMGIVQDTLTAVRKFTKRDVFLERGEVMNLLMFLSTWDGKVPQPAILKPRPLWTGKQIFSLIIPGHINCIRTHSTHPDDEDSGPYKHISPGDTKVVVENGELIMGILCKKSLGTSAGSLVHISYLEMGHDITRLFYSNIQTVINNWLLIEGHTIGIGDSIADSKTYQDIQNTIKKAKQDVIEVIEKAHNNELEPTPGNTLRQTFENQVNRILNDARDKTGSSAQKSLSEYNNFKSMVVSGAKGSKINISQVIAVVGQQNVEGKRIPFGFKHRTLPHFIKDDYGPESRGFVENSYLAGLTPTEFFFHAMGGREGLIDTAVKTAETGYIQRRLIKSMESVMVKYDATVRNSINQVVQLRYGEDGLAGESVEFQNLATLKPSNKAFEKKFRFDYTNERALRRTLQEDVVKDVLSNAHIQNELEREFERMREDREVLRVIFPTGDSKVVLPCNLLRMIWNAQKIFHINPRLPSDLHPIKVVEGVKELSKKLVIVNGDDPLSRQAQENATLLFNIHLRSTLCSRRMAEEFRLSGEAFDWLLGEIESKFNQAIAHPGEMVGALAAQSLGEPATQMTLNTFHYAGVSAKNVTLGVPRLKELINISKKPKTPSLTVFLLGQSARDAERAKDILCRLEHTTLRKVTANTAIYYDPNPQSTVVAEDQEWVNVYYEMPDFDVARISPWLLRVELDRKHMTDRKLTMEQIAEKINAGFGDDLNCIFNDDNAEKLVLRIRIMNSDENKMQEEEEVVDKMDDDVFLRCIESNMLTDMTLQGIEQISKVYMHLPQTDNKKKIIITEDGEFKALQEWILETDGVSLMRVLSEKDVDPVRTTSNDIVEIFTVLGIEAVRKALERELYHVISFDGSYVNYRHLALLCDTMTCRGHLMAITRHGVNRQDTGPLMKCSFEETVDVLMEAAAHGESDPMKGVSENIMLGQLAPAGTGCFDLLLDAEKCKYGMEIPTNIPGLGAAGPTGMFFGSAPSPMGGISPAMTPWNQGATPAYGAWSPSVGSGMTPGAAGFSPSAASDASGFSPGYSPAWSPTPGSPGSPGPSSPYIPSPGGAMSPSYSPTSPAYEPRSPGGYTPQSPSYSPTSPSYSPTSPSYSPTSPNYSPTSPSYSPTSPSYSPTSPSYSPTSPSYSPTSPSYSPTSPSYSPTSPSYSPTSPSYSPTSPSYSPTSPSYSPTSPSYSPTSPSYSPTSPSYSPTSPSYSPTSPSYSPTSPNYSPTSPNYTPTSPSYSPTSPSYSPTSPNYTPTSPNYSPTSPSYSPTSPSYSPTSPSYSPSSPRYTPQSPTYTPSSPSYSPSSPSYSPTSPKYTPTSPSYSPSSPEYTPTSPKYSPTSPKYSPTSPKYSPTSPTYSPTTPKYSPTSPTYSPTSPVYTPTSPKYSPTSPTYSPTSPKYSPTSPTYSPTSPKGSTYSPTSPGYSPTSPTYSLTSPAISPDDSDEEN from the exons ATGCATGGGGGTGGCCCCCCCTCCGGGGACAGCGCATGCCCGCTGCGCACCATCAAGAGAGTGCAGTTCGGAGTCCTCAGTCCGGATGAACTG AAACGAATGTCTGTGACAGAGGGCGGCATCAAATACCCAGAGACCACCGAGGGAGGCCGCCCCAAGCTTGGGGGGCTGATGGATCCGAGGCAGGGGGTGATTGAGAGGACTGGCCGGTGCCAGACCTGTGCAG GAAACATGACAGAGTGTCCTGGCCACTTTGGCCACATTGAGCTGGCCAAACCCGTGTTCCATGTCGGCTTCCTGGTCAAGACGATGAAAGTTTTGCGCTGCGTCTGCTTCTTCTGCTCCAAATTGCTTGTGGACTCT AACAACCCGAAGATCAAGGACATTTTGGCTAAGTCCAAGGGGCAGCCCAAGAAGCGGCTCACACACGTCTATGACCTCTGCAAGGGCAAAAACATCTGCGAGGGCGGGGAGGAGATGGACAACAAGTTCGGCGTGGAGCAGCCTGAGGGCGATGAGGATTTGACCAAAGAAAAG GGCCACGGCGGCTGTGGGCGGTACCAGCCCAGGATCCGGCGCTCCGGCCTGGAGCTGTATGCAGAGTGGAAGCACGTCAACGAGGACTCTCAGGAGAAGAAGATCCTGCTGAGTCCTGAGCGGGTGCACGAGATCTTCAAACGCATCTCAGATGAGGAGTGCTTCGTCCTGGGCATGGAGCCTCGCTACGCCCGGCCCGAGTGGATGATTGTCACTGTGCTGCCCGTGCCCCCGCTCTCTGTGCGGCCCGCCGTTGTGATGCAGGGCTCTGCCCGCAACCAG GATGACCTGACACACAAGCTGGCCGACATCGTGAAGATCAACAATCAGCTTCGGCGCAACGAGCAGAACGGCGCAGCCGCGCATGTCATCGCTGAGGACGTGAAGCTCCTCCAGTTTCACGTGGCCACCATGGTGGACAACGAGCTGCCTGGCTTGCCTCGT GCCATGCAGAAGTCTGGGCGTCCCCTCAAGTCCCTGAAGCAGCGGTTGAAGGGCAAGGAAGGCCGTGTGCGCGGGAACCTGATGGGCAAGCGGGTGGACTTCTCGGCCCGCACTGTCATCACCCCCGACCCCAACCTCTCCATTGACCAGGTTGGCGTGCCTCGCTCCATTGCCGCCAACATGACCTTTGCGGAGATCGTCACCCCCTTCAACATTGACAG ACTTCAGGAACTAGTGCGCAGGGGGAACAGCCAGTACCCAGGGGCCAAGTACATCATCCGGGACAACGGTGATCGCATTGACCTGCGTTTCCACCCCAAGCCCAGTGACCTTCACCTGCAGACTGGCTATAAG GTGGAACGGCACATGTGCGATGGGGACATTGTTATCTTCAACCGGCAGCCAACTTTGCACAAAATGTCCATGATGGGACATCGGGTTCGCATCCTGCCCTGGTCTACTTTTCGCTTGAATCTTAG TGTGACAACTCCATACAATGCCGATTTTGATGGGGATGAGATGAACTTGCACCTGCCACAGTCCCTGGAGACGCGGGCTGAGATCCAGGAGCTCGCCATGGTGCCACGCATGATTGTCACCCCCCAGAGCAATCGCCCAGTTATGGGCATTGTGCAGGACACGCTGACCGCAGTGCGCAAATTCACCAAGAGGGACGTTTTCCTGGAGCGG GGGGAGGTGATGAACCTCCTGATGTTCCTGTCCACGTGGGACGGCAAGGTCCCACAGCCAGCCATCCTGAAGCCCCGGCCCCTGTGGACAGGGAAGCAGATCTTCTCCCTCATCATACCCGGCCACATCAACTGTATCCGCACCCACAGCACCCATCCCGACGATGAGGATAGTGGCCCTTACAAGCACATCTCTCCTGGGGACACCAAG GTGGTGGTGGAGAACGGGGAGCTGATCATGGGCATCCTGTGTAAGAAGTCTTTGGGCACATCAGCTGGCTCCCTGGTCCACATCTCTTACCTAGAGATGGGTCATGACATCACCCGCCTCTTCTACTCCAACATTCAGACTGTCATTAACAACTGGCTCCTCATTGAGG gtCATACCATTGGCATCGGGGACTCCATTGCTGATTCTAAGACTTACCAAGACATTCAGAACACTATTAAGAAGGCCAAGCAGGATGTAATAGAG GTCATCGAGAAGGCCCATAACAACGAGCTGGAGCCCACCCCGGGCAACACTCTGCGGCAGACCTTTGAGAACCAGGTGAACCGCATTCTCAACGATGCCCGAGACAAGACTGGCTCCTCTGCCCAGAAATCCCTGTCTGAATACAACAACTTTAAGTCAATGGTTGTGTCCGGGGCTAAAGGTTCCAAGATCAACATCTCCCAG GTCATTGCTGTCGTCGGGCAGCAGAACGTGGAGGGCAAGCGGATCCCGTTTGGGTTCAAGCACCGGACTCTGCCTCACTTCATCAAAGATGACTATGGGCCTGAGAGCCGTGGCTTTGTGGAGAACTCCTACCTGGCCGGCCTCACGCCCACCGAGTTCTTCTTCCATGCCATGGGGGGTCGTGAGGGGCTCATCGACACAGCTGTCAAGACTGCTGAGACTG GGTACATCCAGCGGCGGCTGATCAAATCCATGGAGTCGGTGATGGTGAAGTATGATGCCACCGTGCGGAACTCCATCAATCAGGTGGTACAGCTGCGCTATGGCGAAGACGGCCTGGCGGGCGAGAGCGTTGAGTTCCAGAACCTGGCTACCCTCAAGCCTTCCAACAAGGCTTTCGAGAAGAA GTTCCGCTTTGATTATACCAATGAGAGGGCCCTGCGGCGCACCCTGCAGGAGGACGTGGTGAAGGACGTGCTGAGCAACGCACACATTCAGAACGAGCTGGAGCGAGAATTTGAGCGGATGCGTGAGGACCGGGAGGTGCTCAGGGTCATCTTCCCAACTGGTGACAGCAAG GTTGTCCTCCCCTGTAACCTGCTGCGCATGATCTGGAACGCTCAGAAGATCTTCCACATCAACCCTCGCCTCCCCTCTGACCTGCACCCCATCAAGGTGGTAGAGG GTGTCAAGGAGCTGAGCAAGAAGCTGGTGATTGTGAATGGGGACGACCCACTGAGCCGGCAGGCCCAGGAGAACGCCACCCTGCTCTTCAACATCCACCTGCGGTCCACGCTGTGCTCCCGCCGCATGGCTGAGGAGTTTCGGCTCAGCGGAGAGGCCTTCGACTGGCTGCTCGGAGAGATCGAGTCCAAGTTCAACCAAGCCATT GCCCATCCTGGGGAAATGGTGGGAGCTCTGGCTGCACAGTCCCTTGGAGAACCTGCCACCCAGATGACCCTGAACACCTTCCACTATGCTGGTGTGTCCGCCAAGAATGTGACGCTGGGTGTGCCCCGACTTAAGGAGCTCATCAACATTTCCAAGAAGCCAAAGACCCCCTCACTTACTGTCTTCCTGCTGGGCCAGTCTGCTCGCGATGCTGAGAGAGCCAAG gataTTCTGTGCCGCCTGGAACATACAACGTTGAGGAAGGTGACTGCCAACACGGCCATCTACTATGACCCCAACCCGCAGAGCACGGTGGTGGCAGAGGATCAGGAGTGGGTGAATGTCTACTACGAGATGCCTGACTTTGATGTGGCCCGAATCTCCCCCTGGCTTTTGCGGGTGGAGCTGGACCGGAAGCACATGACTGATCGGAAGCTGACAATGGAGCAGATTGCCGAAAAGATCAACGCTG GTTTCGGTGATGACTTGAATTGCATCTTTAACGATGATAATGCAGAGAAGCTGGTGCTTCGTATCCGCATCATGAACAGTGATGAAAACAAGATGCAAGAG GAAGAGGAGGTGGTGGACAAGATGGATGACGACGTCTTCCTGCGCTGCATCGAGTCCAACATGCTGACAGATATGACCCTGCAGGGCATCGAGCAGATCAGCAAG GTGTACATGCACTTGCCGCAGACAGACAACAAGAAGAAGATCATCATCACAGAGGACGGGGAGTTCAAGGCCTTGCAGGAGTGGATCCTGGAGACGGATGGCGTGAGCCTCATGCGGGTGCTGAGCGAGAAGGACGTGGACCCTGTGCGCACCACGTCCAACGACATCGTGGAGATCTTCACA GTGCTGGGCATAGAAGCCGTGCGGAAGGCCCTGGAGCGGGAGCTATACCATGTCATCTCCTTCGATGGTTCCTACGTCAATTATCGGCACTTGGCTCTCCTGTGTGATACCATGACCTGTCGTGGCCACTTGATGGCCATCACCCGACACGGAGTCAACCGCCAGGATACCGGACCTCTCATGAAGTGCTCCTTTGAGGAAACG GTGGATGTGCTTATGGAAGCAGCTGCACATGGAGAGAGCGACCCCATGAAGGGGGTGTCTGAGAACATCATGCTGGGCCAGCTGGCTCCAGCCGGCACTGGCTGTTTTGACCTCCTGCTCGATGCAGAGAAGTGCAAGTATGGCATGGAGATCCCCACCAACATCCCTGGCTTGGGGGCTGCCGGAC CCACCGGCATGTTCTTCGGCTCGGCCCCCAGTCCCATGGGAGGAATTTCTCCAGCCATGACACCCTGGAACCAGGGCGCAACCCCAGCCTACGGCGCCTGGTCCCCCAGTGTTG GGAGCGGGATGACCCCGGGGGCAGCAGGCTTCTCTCCCAGTGCTGCTTCAGATGCCAGTGGCTTCAGCCCTGGTTACTCCCCGGCCTGGTCTCCCACGCCGGGTTCCCCGGGCTCCCCTGGCCCCTCAAGCCCGTATATCCCCTCACCAG GGGGTGCCATGTCTCCCAGCTACTCCCCAACGTCGCCTGCCTACGAGCCCCGCTCCCCTGGGGGCTACACGCCCCAGAGTCCCTCTTACTCCCCCACTTCACCCTCCTACTCCCCTACGTCTCCATCCTATTCTCCAACCAGCCCCAACTACAGCCCCACGTCACCCAGCTACTCCCCGACCTCGCCCAGCTACTCCCCGACCTCACCCAGCTACTCCCCGACCTCGCCCAGCTACTCCCCGACCTCGCCCAGCTACTCCCCGACCTCGCCCAGCTACTCGCCCACTTCCCCAAGCTACTCGCCCACATCACCTAGCTACTCGCCCACCTCTCCCAGCTACTCGCCCACCTCACCCAGTTACTCGCCAACTTCACCCAGCTACTCGCCCACCTCACCCAGCTACTCGCCGACATCTCCAAGCTATTCGCCGACATCACCAAGCTACTCACCAACTTCCCCAAGTTACTCACCCACCAGCCCTAACTATTCTCCAACCAGTCCCAATTACACCCCGACGTCACCCAGCTATAGCCCAACATCCCCCAGCTACTCACCGACTAGTCCCAACTACACACCAACGAGCCCCAACTACAGCCCAACCTCTCCAAGCTACTCTCCGACTTCACCCAGCTACTCCCCGACCTCACCAAGCTACTCCCCTTCGAGCCCACGATACACACCACAGTCTCCCACCTATACCCCGAGCTCACCCAGCTACAGCCCCAGCTCGCCCAGCTACAGCCCAACTTCGCCAAAGTACACCCCAACCAGTCCTTCCTACAGCCCCAGCTCACCGGAGTACACCCCGACCTCTCCCAAGTACTCACCTACCAGCCCGAAATATTCGCCCACTTCCCCCAAGTACTCTCCTACCAGCCCCACCTACTCGCCCACCACTCCAAAATACTCACCGACATCTCCTACTTACTCACCAACCTCTCCGGTCTACACCCCAACCTCCCCCAAGTATTCACCCACTAGCCCCACCTACTCACCCACCTCCCCCAAGTACTCGCCCACCAGCCCCACCTACTCGCCCACTTCCCCCAAAGGCTCGACCTACTCGCCCACCTCCCCTGGCTACTCACCCACCAGCCCCACCTATAGCCTCACCAGCCCAGCCATCAGTCCCGATGACAGTGATGAGGAGAACTGA